A portion of the Diprion similis isolate iyDipSimi1 chromosome 4, iyDipSimi1.1, whole genome shotgun sequence genome contains these proteins:
- the LOC124405922 gene encoding uncharacterized PE-PGRS family protein PE_PGRS54-like, translating to MRTQYGVAALFALFAVIAAAPGDSGDRGRHGGQGGVGRVIRSPAIFGLRLGVEGGVNGTLEGEVNGVKAKGSGGLDGEVHHGIKVGKRSVNSPRSPGFQYGRVSSGDPGDRRRHGGQGGVGRVIRSPAIFGLRLGVEGGVNGTLEGEVNGVKAKGSGGLDGEVHHGIKVGKRSVNSPRSPGFQYGRVSSGDPGDRRRHGGQGGVGRVIRSPAIFGLRLGVEGGVNGTLEGEVNGVKAKGSGGLDGEVHHGIKIGKRSVNSPRSPSFQYGRVSSGDPGDRRRHGGQGGVGRVIRSPAIFGLRLGVEGGVNGTLEGEVNGVKAKGSGGLDGEVHHGIKVGKRSVNSPRSPDFRVGRV from the exons ATGCGTACACAGTACGGAGTGGCTGCGTTATTCGCGTTATTTGCGGTTATTGCCGCAGCTCCAG GTGACTCTGGTGATCGAGGAAGACATGGAGGTCAGGGTGGTGTCGGAAGAGTAATCAGATCCCCGGCTATTTTTGGACTGAGACTCGGTGTCGAGGGCGGTGTTAACGGAACTCTTGAAGGTGAGGTTAACGGAGTTAAAGCGAAAGGCAGCGGTGGTCTAGATGGAGAAGTTCACCACGGGATCAAGGTTGGAAAACGATCAGTGAATTCACCAAGGAGCCCAGGTTTCCAGTATGGACGAGTTTCCTCAGGTGATCCTGGCGATCGAAGAAGACATGGAGGTCAGGGTGGTGTCGGAAGAGTAATCAGATCCCCGGCTATTTTTGGACTGAGACTCGGTGTCGAGGGCGGTGTTAACGGAACTCTTGAAGGTGAGGTTAACGGAGTTAAAGCGAAAGGCAGCGGTGGTCTAGATGGAGAAGTTCACCACGGGATCAAGGTTGGAAAACGATCAGTGAATTCACCAAGGAGCCCAGGTTTCCAGTATGGACGAGTTTCCTCAGGTGATCCTGGCGATCGAAGAAGACATGGAGGTCAGGGTGGTGTCGGAAGAGTAATCAGATCCCCGGCTATTTTTGGACTGAGACTCGGTGTCGAGGGCGGTGTTAACGGAACTCTTGAAGGTGAGGTTAACGGAGTTAAAGCGAAAGGCAGCGGTGGTCTAGATGGAGAAGTTCACCACGGGATCAAGATTGGAAAACGATCAGTGAATTCACCAAGGAGCCCAAGTTTCCAGTATGGACGAGTTTCCTCAGGTGATCCTGGCGATCGAAGAAGACATGGAGGTCAGGGTGGTGTCGGAAGAGTAATCAGATCCCCGGCTATTTTTGGACTGAGACTCGGTGTCGAGGGCGGTGTTAACGGAACTCTTGAAGGTGAGGTTAACGGAGTTAAAGCGAAAGGCAGCGGTGGTCTAGATGGAGAAGTTCACCACGGGATCAAGGTTGGAAAACGATCAGTGAATTCACCAAGGAGCCCAGATTTCCGAGTTGGACGAGTTTAG